The following proteins come from a genomic window of Brevibacillus antibioticus:
- a CDS encoding protein-glutamine gamma-glutamyltransferase produces MIVIAGRPANPAALAAEWGLNPVQREIVAIMARSDEVFEYPTPELLQFELKTRDHLVRSALALNESGLAFSTFEESRANPAYWIRTDQGGFRLRPGVLPSSGIINIFREGQRYATECATAMVIIIYHAVLQSIRLPDFERMFSDILLYDWRYDQDLDLQTIRTNTFLPGDVIYFANPDYDRATPQWQGENAVVLGNGLYYGHGAGIKRASEMVAFLNEQRREGAMRSAYLVNQATRPGFAYLFPYDNGRSTMRVSGHPIQASSRITAQIGSLSWEW; encoded by the coding sequence ATGATCGTCATAGCGGGGAGACCAGCTAATCCCGCCGCGTTGGCAGCGGAATGGGGATTAAATCCGGTACAGCGTGAAATAGTAGCGATTATGGCACGTAGTGATGAAGTATTTGAATATCCGACTCCTGAGCTCCTGCAATTTGAACTAAAAACGCGCGATCATCTGGTGAGGTCTGCCTTGGCACTGAACGAAAGCGGCCTAGCCTTTTCTACTTTTGAAGAATCTCGTGCCAATCCAGCTTACTGGATTCGAACAGACCAGGGCGGATTCCGCTTGCGACCCGGAGTGCTACCATCCAGCGGGATTATCAATATTTTTCGTGAGGGCCAAAGATACGCCACGGAGTGCGCTACGGCGATGGTCATTATTATTTATCATGCAGTCCTACAGTCCATTCGTTTACCGGATTTTGAGAGAATGTTTTCGGACATCTTGCTATATGACTGGCGGTACGATCAGGATCTGGACTTGCAAACAATAAGGACAAATACCTTCTTGCCTGGTGATGTGATTTATTTTGCCAATCCTGATTACGATCGGGCGACACCGCAGTGGCAAGGAGAAAATGCAGTAGTGCTCGGTAATGGCTTGTACTACGGGCATGGTGCGGGGATCAAACGAGCGAGTGAGATGGTAGCATTTTTGAATGAACAACGAAGAGAGGGAGCAATGAGGTCTGCCTATTTGGTTAATCAGGCGACTCGGCCCGGTTTCGCCTACCTGTTTCCCTACGACAACGGTCGCTCTACCATGCGAGTTTCCGGCCATCCCATACAAGCGAGCAGTCGAATTACAGCGCAGATCGGTTCTTTGTCTTGGGAGTGGTAA
- a CDS encoding DMT family transporter produces MRPLYIVLLLCTSFLWGGNFVVGKFLVGHASSLTLTNLRWLIAVVCLLPVVWIREKRIFPTREALLPLIVMGVTGVALFNLFMFWALERTDATNVGLLSTLNPVSIAIFSLLLMGDKIRPLQILAMLVSFAGVLVVMTKGDFTHLSQLHFNTGDLWMLAAVAMWGIYSVCGRWAMKTVSPMMSTLYSGIFGVALMLPFNVTTFTISNTDWTFWLSLFYVGVMATVVSMVLWNIGVQQVGATSAGMFLNFNPIFTAILAFLLLGERMTIIQLLGSVIVIVGCYMFSRLKHVSTPAPHTVKQAQG; encoded by the coding sequence ATGAGACCGCTATATATCGTCCTATTACTCTGTACCAGCTTCCTTTGGGGAGGAAATTTTGTTGTCGGCAAATTTCTCGTCGGGCACGCGTCTTCCTTGACGTTGACCAATTTGCGCTGGCTCATTGCTGTTGTTTGCTTGTTGCCGGTTGTTTGGATACGCGAAAAGCGGATATTTCCAACGCGAGAGGCACTTCTTCCTTTGATAGTGATGGGAGTGACTGGCGTAGCACTTTTTAATTTATTCATGTTCTGGGCACTTGAGCGGACAGACGCGACCAATGTCGGGCTATTGTCCACGCTGAATCCGGTTTCGATCGCGATTTTTTCCTTATTGTTGATGGGCGATAAAATTCGACCGTTGCAGATTCTCGCGATGCTGGTCTCGTTTGCAGGTGTGCTTGTGGTGATGACCAAAGGAGACTTCACACACTTGTCCCAGTTGCACTTCAACACGGGCGATTTGTGGATGCTCGCCGCTGTCGCTATGTGGGGGATTTACTCCGTATGCGGGCGCTGGGCGATGAAGACTGTCTCGCCGATGATGTCCACACTGTACTCGGGGATTTTCGGTGTCGCATTGATGCTGCCCTTTAATGTCACCACATTTACGATCAGCAACACAGACTGGACGTTCTGGCTGTCTTTGTTCTACGTTGGTGTAATGGCGACTGTCGTCAGTATGGTGTTGTGGAATATCGGTGTGCAACAGGTGGGCGCAACCTCAGCCGGTATGTTCCTCAATTTCAATCCTATTTTTACGGCCATTCTCGCGTTTCTTTTGCTCGGGGAGCGCATGACCATCATCCAATTGCTCGGCAGTGTGATCGTCATTGTCGGCTGCTATATGTTCTCGCGTTTAAAGCATGTCTCGACCCCGGCACCACATACAGTCAAGCAAGCACAAGGCTAA
- a CDS encoding LrgB family protein, protein MILWKTSSVLLTLVFFYAAKRFNKKRPSLLFSPAILAPIGLILFLLFAGIPYQVYSEATSLISEMMSVVTVAFAIPLYRNWSVLMAHRRMILTSLATGSLIAIIAGVSTTMLVGLGKEAAISVIPRSITLPIAMSVTEAIGGMPTMTAVFGMLTSFAGVFLAPKIIKSMRLRHPVSIGLMYGMGAHALGMVKAFERGETEGSSATLAVIAGAMITVVWAFTLLPVIMSWLAV, encoded by the coding sequence ATGATCCTGTGGAAAACATCTAGTGTGCTCCTGACACTCGTTTTCTTCTATGCAGCCAAACGGTTCAACAAGAAAAGACCGTCTCTGCTGTTTTCTCCGGCCATATTGGCGCCGATTGGCTTGATTCTGTTTTTGCTTTTCGCAGGTATTCCTTATCAGGTGTACAGCGAAGCGACCTCGCTCATTAGTGAGATGATGAGTGTAGTCACAGTGGCGTTTGCGATTCCGCTGTACCGAAATTGGTCGGTGTTAATGGCGCATCGCCGGATGATTTTGACGAGTCTAGCTACGGGTTCCCTCATTGCCATCATTGCAGGTGTCTCCACGACGATGTTAGTCGGATTGGGAAAAGAAGCGGCGATTAGCGTTATTCCTCGCTCGATTACCCTGCCGATTGCGATGAGCGTAACCGAAGCGATTGGCGGAATGCCGACGATGACGGCAGTATTCGGCATGCTGACCAGCTTCGCAGGCGTTTTTTTGGCTCCTAAAATCATCAAGAGTATGAGGCTCCGTCATCCCGTTTCCATCGGCTTGATGTACGGAATGGGCGCACATGCGTTGGGGATGGTAAAAGCGTTTGAGCGTGGGGAAACAGAAGGAAGCAGTGCGACTTTGGCTGTGATCGCCGGAGCGATGATTACGGTGGTATGGGCGTTTACCTTGCTGCCGGTGATCATGTCGTGGCTGGCTGTGTGA
- a CDS encoding CidA/LrgA family protein, whose product MKRWFSIIAQVLLLFGFTWLGKWVSSFFHLPVPGSLIGLALLFICLYTGLIRLQWVEAGATLLFSQMILFFVPSLVGMMQYPWLLGIKGLLVLVVVVSGCALVMVSTGVVAERMFNRGEVKQHDPVENI is encoded by the coding sequence ATGAAAAGATGGTTCTCCATCATCGCACAAGTTTTGCTTTTGTTCGGCTTCACCTGGCTCGGGAAATGGGTAAGCTCGTTTTTTCACCTTCCTGTTCCGGGCAGTTTGATCGGACTCGCACTTTTGTTTATTTGTCTATATACCGGCTTGATTCGTCTACAGTGGGTGGAAGCAGGAGCGACCCTGTTATTCTCGCAAATGATCCTGTTTTTCGTACCATCGCTGGTTGGGATGATGCAATATCCATGGTTATTAGGTATAAAAGGATTGCTGGTGCTTGTGGTCGTCGTGAGCGGTTGTGCGCTTGTGATGGTTTCGACAGGCGTTGTTGCTGAGCGCATGTTCAATCGTGGAGAGGTGAAACAGCATGATCCTGTGGAAAACATCTAG
- a CDS encoding LysR family transcriptional regulator yields the protein MDIRQLHYFVEVVKHKNFTKAAQSLHVSQPSISKMIKALEEELEVVLLDRTERKMDLTDAGEMVYSYATKVLQLMEGMSSSIAELRNVERGRVKLGMMPTVGSFLLPNVIALFKKQYPGIDIEMKEYSAKLLEIQMEQGSIDVALTVLPTDQEKFVAVPLLAEDLVAIVHQEHWLAGVDEVSLEQLKDEAFILFTEEYAMHDVVRQACKLSGFEPKVAYMSSLWDFVGEMVATQLGISLIPRSIVRRLNNGQLHTVNISYPVIDWQYALIYRKEGYLSHATKAFISFVEKMYSYNQME from the coding sequence ATGGATATTCGACAGCTGCATTACTTTGTGGAAGTAGTCAAACATAAAAACTTTACGAAGGCCGCGCAATCCCTCCACGTCTCTCAGCCTTCTATTAGCAAAATGATCAAGGCATTGGAAGAAGAGCTAGAGGTAGTTCTGCTGGATCGGACGGAGCGGAAAATGGACCTGACAGACGCAGGGGAAATGGTCTACAGCTATGCGACCAAAGTGTTGCAACTGATGGAAGGCATGTCGTCCTCGATTGCAGAATTGCGAAATGTCGAGCGGGGGCGGGTTAAGCTGGGCATGATGCCAACGGTGGGTTCCTTTCTCTTGCCGAATGTAATTGCCTTGTTTAAAAAGCAGTATCCAGGCATTGATATCGAGATGAAGGAATACAGCGCCAAGCTGCTTGAAATCCAAATGGAACAAGGCAGCATCGATGTGGCATTAACCGTTCTTCCAACGGATCAGGAGAAATTTGTGGCAGTTCCCTTGCTCGCAGAGGACCTCGTCGCGATCGTTCATCAGGAGCATTGGCTCGCGGGAGTCGATGAGGTGAGCTTGGAACAGCTCAAGGACGAGGCTTTCATTTTGTTTACCGAAGAGTACGCGATGCATGATGTGGTACGCCAAGCGTGCAAGCTGTCCGGCTTTGAACCGAAAGTCGCTTACATGAGCTCTTTATGGGATTTTGTCGGAGAGATGGTGGCTACCCAACTGGGGATCTCACTCATTCCACGCTCGATCGTGAGACGTTTGAATAACGGACAATTGCACACCGTCAACATTTCCTACCCGGTGATTGACTGGCAGTATGCCTTGATTTATCGAAAAGAAGGGTATTTATCGCATGCGACAAAGGCTTTCATATCGTTTGTAGAGAAAATGTACAGCTATAACCAAATGGAATAG
- a CDS encoding Ig-like domain-containing protein, with translation MRNWQKGMLATAVTVGLIFSSVGHVPALANSATTSTQKKISKLVVDKKTVNLKKAGTQQLTVRVQYTDKTTEDVTQQAEWTSSDSDIASVEKGLVTAVNSGKTRVKASFGGKSVTVPIEIDVISKLTADQKKLALSAGSTKQVNATATFSDKSTAVVTAQAEWESDNKEIVTVTNGLVTAVGSGTAKLKVKYAGKSVSIPVEVDVVSKLDSDKKKLYLRLDTTQSVTLLATLSTKEKVDVTSKAKWTSDNEKVATVENGVVKTVGSGKTRIKATYGGKTIAIPVESAVISKLEFDMKKVDLKVGESKDLKVSAVYTDKTKGDVTTNSDWISTNSSVVTVANGKVTAVKAGRATIAATYNGKVIKIQVTVK, from the coding sequence ATGAGAAACTGGCAAAAAGGAATGCTCGCTACGGCTGTTACCGTCGGGCTGATCTTTTCCAGTGTCGGCCATGTACCGGCATTGGCAAATTCTGCGACGACAAGTACGCAGAAGAAGATTTCCAAGCTTGTGGTTGATAAAAAGACAGTAAACTTGAAAAAAGCGGGGACGCAGCAGTTGACTGTCCGCGTGCAATACACGGATAAAACAACGGAGGACGTCACACAGCAAGCGGAGTGGACTTCCTCTGACAGTGACATCGCCAGCGTTGAAAAAGGCTTGGTAACCGCTGTTAATTCCGGAAAAACAAGAGTGAAAGCAAGCTTCGGGGGCAAAAGTGTGACTGTCCCTATTGAGATCGATGTGATTTCCAAGCTCACTGCTGACCAGAAGAAACTGGCTCTCAGCGCGGGAAGCACGAAACAGGTAAACGCAACAGCAACCTTCTCTGACAAATCTACTGCTGTTGTAACGGCTCAGGCAGAGTGGGAAAGCGATAATAAGGAAATCGTCACAGTAACGAATGGTTTGGTTACGGCAGTAGGCTCGGGCACAGCGAAGCTCAAAGTGAAGTACGCTGGAAAAAGCGTATCCATTCCAGTAGAGGTGGATGTCGTCTCCAAGCTGGACAGCGATAAGAAAAAGCTGTATCTGCGTCTAGACACTACCCAGTCGGTTACGCTGTTGGCTACCTTGTCTACCAAAGAAAAAGTAGATGTAACAAGCAAAGCCAAGTGGACATCCGACAATGAAAAAGTCGCTACAGTTGAAAATGGAGTGGTGAAAACTGTAGGCTCTGGCAAAACGAGAATCAAAGCAACTTACGGTGGAAAGACGATCGCGATCCCTGTAGAGTCTGCTGTCATCTCCAAGCTGGAATTTGACATGAAAAAGGTCGATCTTAAAGTCGGTGAATCAAAAGACTTGAAAGTATCTGCTGTCTATACGGACAAAACTAAAGGTGATGTCACAACCAATTCAGACTGGATCTCCACGAACAGCTCCGTTGTGACTGTAGCGAATGGTAAGGTCACGGCTGTGAAAGCAGGGCGTGCAACGATTGCGGCGACGTATAATGGAAAAGTCATAAAAATACAGGTAACCGTGAAGTAA
- the metA gene encoding homoserine O-acetyltransferase MetA: MPIKLPDELPATEILAQENIFVMKDSRAFTQDIRPLRIVILNLMPVKETTETQLLRLLGNTPLQVEIVLLHMSSHTSKNTSEEHLSMFYKTFEEICDQRFDGMIITGAPVEQLEFTDVTYWQELTKILDWKMENVTSTLHICWGAQAGLYHHFGVPKHPLPEKMFGIFPHTLNKQKVKLFRGFDNYFHIPHSRHTENRREDIEQVPELEILSESEEAGVYIVATRDGRQIFVTGHSEYDPTTLQDEYQRDVNKGLDITVPRNYYPKDDPSREPIVTWRAHANLMFSNWLNYYVYQETPYDLNNDK; this comes from the coding sequence ATGCCAATCAAATTGCCCGACGAATTGCCTGCAACAGAAATACTCGCCCAAGAAAATATTTTTGTGATGAAGGATAGCCGTGCCTTCACACAGGACATACGACCGCTCAGGATCGTCATTCTCAACCTCATGCCAGTGAAGGAAACAACGGAAACACAGTTGCTCCGTCTCCTGGGAAATACGCCGTTACAGGTGGAAATCGTGCTTTTGCACATGTCCAGTCATACGTCCAAAAATACGTCGGAAGAACATTTATCGATGTTTTATAAAACGTTTGAGGAGATCTGTGACCAGCGATTTGATGGCATGATCATCACCGGAGCGCCAGTCGAACAGCTCGAGTTCACAGACGTGACGTATTGGCAGGAGCTGACAAAAATCCTCGATTGGAAAATGGAGAACGTTACTTCGACCCTGCATATTTGTTGGGGGGCACAAGCGGGTCTTTATCATCACTTCGGCGTTCCGAAGCATCCTTTGCCAGAAAAAATGTTCGGAATCTTCCCTCATACACTTAATAAGCAAAAGGTGAAGCTGTTCCGCGGATTTGACAACTACTTCCACATTCCGCATTCCAGGCATACCGAAAATCGCAGGGAAGACATCGAGCAAGTACCTGAACTGGAGATTTTGTCCGAGTCTGAGGAAGCAGGGGTTTACATCGTAGCGACGAGGGATGGCAGACAAATTTTCGTGACAGGACATTCCGAATATGATCCGACCACCTTGCAAGATGAGTATCAGCGGGATGTGAACAAAGGCTTGGACATTACTGTTCCGCGTAATTACTATCCAAAGGACGATCCAAGTCGTGAGCCTATCGTCACCTGGCGCGCGCATGCGAATCTGATGTTTTCCAACTGGTTAAACTATTACGTTTACCAAGAGACACCGTATGATTTGAACAACGACAAGTGA
- a CDS encoding Glu/Leu/Phe/Val family dehydrogenase yields MLNTVEKENLNPYEIVQKQIDAAAALLGLRSDAVEILKRPKRVLAVSFPVKMDDGSVRVFEGYRSQHNDAVGPTKGGIRFHPDVTMDEVKALSMWMSFKCGVVGLPYGGGKGGVICDPHEFSKSELERVSRGFMEAIADIVGPETDIPAPDVYTTPQIMGWMMDTYSRLKGTYSPGVITGKPLSVGGSKGRNEATARGCVFTILEALKDSGRKPEQTTVAIQGFGNAGRIAAQVLTGLGFKVVAVSDSRGGIYDAAGLDIEKVGQLKDNATILEYVGGTVISNEQLLELEVDILIPAALENVITAANAHSIEAKWIAEAANGPTTPDADAILREKGITVIPDILANAGGVTVSYFEWVQNLMNYYWSEVEVNEKLQMTMINAYRAVKELSDQYKVDLRTGAYMISLLRITEAMEARGWI; encoded by the coding sequence ATGCTAAATACTGTAGAGAAAGAAAACCTGAATCCATACGAAATTGTGCAGAAACAAATTGACGCTGCGGCGGCATTATTGGGATTGCGGAGCGATGCTGTAGAAATTTTAAAGCGACCCAAACGAGTATTGGCCGTCAGCTTTCCTGTCAAGATGGATGATGGCAGCGTACGTGTCTTTGAAGGCTACCGATCTCAGCATAATGATGCGGTAGGACCGACGAAGGGAGGGATTCGCTTTCATCCGGATGTGACGATGGATGAAGTCAAGGCGCTCTCCATGTGGATGTCATTCAAATGTGGCGTAGTCGGTCTTCCTTATGGCGGCGGAAAAGGCGGCGTCATATGTGATCCCCACGAATTCAGCAAAAGCGAGCTGGAACGAGTAAGCCGCGGCTTCATGGAAGCCATCGCTGATATTGTCGGGCCGGAGACAGACATACCTGCTCCTGACGTTTATACAACCCCACAAATCATGGGCTGGATGATGGATACGTACAGTCGATTAAAAGGCACCTATTCTCCAGGAGTTATCACTGGAAAACCGCTGAGTGTCGGTGGTTCCAAAGGAAGAAACGAAGCGACTGCCCGTGGATGTGTCTTTACCATACTAGAGGCATTAAAAGATTCTGGACGCAAGCCGGAACAAACAACCGTCGCGATTCAAGGCTTTGGCAACGCAGGAAGAATTGCTGCCCAAGTTTTGACAGGGCTGGGCTTCAAAGTCGTGGCAGTCAGTGACTCACGCGGAGGTATTTATGATGCTGCTGGCTTGGATATCGAAAAGGTAGGCCAGTTAAAAGACAACGCCACCATTTTGGAGTATGTAGGTGGTACGGTCATCTCCAATGAACAGCTGTTGGAGCTGGAAGTGGATATTCTGATCCCGGCCGCATTGGAAAATGTCATCACAGCAGCGAATGCCCACAGTATTGAAGCCAAGTGGATTGCAGAAGCAGCAAACGGACCTACTACACCCGATGCTGACGCCATTTTGCGTGAAAAAGGGATTACCGTGATTCCAGATATTCTCGCTAATGCAGGTGGCGTAACGGTTTCTTATTTTGAATGGGTGCAAAACCTGATGAATTACTACTGGTCCGAGGTTGAGGTAAATGAAAAGCTGCAAATGACCATGATTAACGCCTATCGCGCAGTAAAGGAGCTCTCTGATCAATACAAGGTGGACTTGCGCACGGGAGCCTATATGATCTCGCTTTTGCGAATTACGGAGGCGATGGAAGCGCGCGGCTGGATTTAA
- a CDS encoding nicotinate phosphoribosyltransferase: MQSFGVALHTDKYQINMMYAHWVNGTHNQKVVFEAFFRKLPFGNGYAVSAGLERIVSYIKNLRFEESDLTYLSEQEENYDPKFLEELRQLRFKGSLYSVKEGTVVFPNEPLIRVEGRVMEAQLVETALLNYMNYQTLIATKASRIKNVAGNDVLMEFGTRRAQEADAALWGTRAAYLAGFDATSNMLAGKMFGIPTKGTHAHSWVQSFESEEEAFERFAAALPGQVTLLVDTYDTLKSGVPNAIKVGKRLEKQGKKLTAVRLDSGDLTYLSCKTREMLDKAGMTEVQIVASNDLDEHTIMNLKVQGARVNSWGVGTQLITAADQPTLGGVYKLVAREGADGEYLPTIKISGNPEKVTTPGIKDMYRLIDPETGKAIADYMCFPHETTVDEGAPLHLFHPSHTYLSKHLENYQAESLLIPVFVDGELVYELPTLQEIRSYHREQLKLFWPEYLRMLNPEHYRLHISEEMWETKTKLMKAYLKK, translated from the coding sequence ATGCAATCATTTGGTGTGGCACTACACACAGATAAATATCAAATAAACATGATGTACGCCCATTGGGTGAACGGAACACACAATCAGAAGGTCGTTTTCGAAGCATTTTTCCGCAAACTGCCTTTTGGAAACGGATACGCCGTATCTGCCGGATTGGAACGAATTGTTTCTTATATAAAAAATTTGCGTTTTGAAGAAAGCGATCTCACGTATTTGAGTGAGCAGGAGGAGAACTACGATCCGAAGTTTTTGGAAGAGCTGCGCCAGCTTCGTTTCAAGGGCTCGCTCTACTCCGTGAAGGAAGGAACCGTGGTTTTCCCGAACGAGCCGCTGATTCGCGTAGAGGGGCGTGTCATGGAGGCACAGCTAGTTGAGACGGCCCTGTTGAACTACATGAACTACCAGACGCTAATTGCGACCAAAGCTTCGCGGATTAAAAACGTGGCGGGCAATGACGTTCTTATGGAGTTCGGAACAAGAAGGGCGCAGGAAGCAGATGCTGCGCTGTGGGGGACGCGGGCAGCGTATTTGGCTGGCTTCGACGCAACCTCGAATATGCTGGCAGGGAAAATGTTTGGCATTCCGACAAAAGGGACGCACGCCCACTCATGGGTACAGAGCTTTGAGAGCGAAGAGGAAGCATTTGAGCGCTTCGCAGCAGCTCTGCCAGGACAGGTAACCTTGCTGGTTGACACGTACGATACGCTCAAAAGTGGCGTGCCTAATGCAATTAAGGTCGGAAAACGCCTGGAGAAGCAAGGCAAAAAGCTGACGGCGGTGCGCTTGGACAGTGGCGACTTGACGTACTTGTCTTGCAAGACGCGCGAAATGCTTGATAAGGCAGGCATGACCGAGGTGCAAATTGTCGCTTCCAACGATCTCGATGAGCACACGATTATGAACCTGAAGGTACAAGGAGCACGCGTAAATAGCTGGGGAGTAGGAACGCAGCTCATCACGGCAGCGGATCAGCCGACACTCGGAGGCGTATACAAGCTGGTGGCGCGTGAAGGAGCGGACGGAGAATATCTGCCGACCATCAAAATCTCCGGGAATCCGGAAAAAGTCACAACGCCAGGCATCAAGGATATGTACCGATTGATAGATCCGGAAACAGGGAAGGCGATTGCTGACTACATGTGCTTCCCGCATGAAACAACAGTCGATGAGGGAGCACCTCTCCATTTGTTCCATCCGAGCCATACGTATTTGAGCAAGCATTTGGAGAACTATCAGGCAGAGTCGCTGCTCATTCCGGTATTTGTGGATGGAGAACTGGTCTATGAACTACCGACCCTCCAAGAGATTCGTAGCTATCACCGTGAGCAACTCAAGCTGTTCTGGCCTGAATACTTGCGCATGCTGAATCCGGAGCACTACCGTCTGCACATCAGCGAAGAGATGTGGGAGACGAAAACAAAGCTGATGAAGGCGTATTTGAAAAAATAA
- a CDS encoding MOSC domain-containing protein, whose protein sequence is MLDRRIISISKGLPKSNMYNGKEYLSGIWKEEADELVVRSEKIDDDDIANPEYHGGPDRVVCAYPFEHYAHWEQVFSQPLTNAAFGENLTLAGMTEEQVCIGDVYQFGDTILQVTQGRFPCATINKRNNNNQLLKAVVEMGYTGYFFRVLEEGTIKPDSKITLITAHPKQVTVASIHHLYFHDKSPSQETIQRMLEVEELALPWRNKLLEKLEKQQ, encoded by the coding sequence ATGTTGGACAGAAGAATAATTTCTATTAGTAAAGGTTTGCCTAAAAGTAATATGTACAACGGTAAGGAATATCTCTCCGGCATTTGGAAGGAAGAAGCAGACGAGCTCGTTGTCCGTTCCGAGAAAATTGATGACGACGATATCGCGAATCCAGAGTACCACGGCGGCCCAGACCGTGTCGTCTGTGCGTATCCTTTTGAACATTATGCCCATTGGGAGCAGGTATTCAGCCAGCCTTTGACCAATGCGGCATTCGGAGAAAACCTCACACTCGCTGGCATGACCGAAGAGCAGGTCTGCATCGGGGATGTGTATCAATTCGGGGATACCATCCTGCAAGTAACCCAAGGCAGATTTCCTTGCGCAACGATCAACAAGCGAAATAACAATAACCAACTGCTCAAAGCGGTGGTGGAAATGGGCTATACGGGCTATTTTTTCCGCGTCTTGGAGGAAGGGACAATCAAGCCAGACTCAAAGATTACCCTCATCACTGCGCATCCAAAACAAGTAACGGTAGCGTCGATTCACCACTTATACTTCCACGACAAGTCGCCATCCCAAGAGACGATACAGCGTATGCTTGAGGTGGAGGAGTTGGCCTTGCCTTGGCGGAATAAACTACTTGAAAAACTGGAAAAGCAGCAGTAA
- the rluF gene encoding 23S rRNA pseudouridine(2604) synthase RluF, translated as MRINKFISETGICSRREADKLIEAKRVTINGQIAELGSTVASGDDVRIDGQPLGSKKKDVYIALNKPVGITCTTELQVKGNIIDFVNHPERIFPIGRLDKDSQGLILLTNDGDIVNKILRAENNHDKEYIVTVDKPITANFLHGMANGVRILGTTTKPCKVTKVSDRVFNIVLTQGLNRQIRRMCLAFGYQVRKLERVRIMNIGLGNLKLGQWRNLTAKELTDLNKSL; from the coding sequence ATGCGAATTAATAAGTTCATCAGTGAAACCGGCATATGCTCACGAAGAGAAGCCGATAAATTAATCGAGGCCAAGCGTGTGACGATCAATGGCCAAATCGCGGAACTGGGAAGTACGGTTGCGTCAGGAGATGATGTGCGCATCGATGGACAGCCGCTCGGTTCCAAAAAGAAAGATGTCTACATCGCCTTGAACAAGCCTGTCGGAATTACGTGTACCACTGAACTGCAAGTCAAAGGCAACATCATCGATTTCGTCAATCACCCGGAACGGATTTTCCCTATCGGGCGCCTGGATAAGGATTCACAAGGCCTCATCCTGTTAACCAATGACGGAGATATCGTAAACAAAATTTTGCGTGCTGAGAACAATCATGACAAAGAGTACATTGTCACCGTAGACAAGCCCATCACGGCGAATTTCTTGCACGGAATGGCAAACGGCGTACGTATTCTCGGAACGACTACAAAGCCTTGCAAAGTAACCAAAGTCAGCGACCGCGTCTTCAATATCGTGCTGACGCAAGGATTGAATCGGCAAATCAGACGGATGTGTCTGGCTTTTGGTTATCAGGTGCGAAAGCTTGAGCGGGTACGCATCATGAACATTGGGCTTGGGAATTTGAAATTGGGGCAATGGCGCAATCTGACGGCCAAGGAATTGACTGATCTGAATAAAAGCTTGTGA
- a CDS encoding cold-shock protein: MEQGTVKWFNAEKGFGFIEREGKEDVFVHFSAIQGDGFKSLDEGQRVTFDVEQGQRGPQATNVQKV; the protein is encoded by the coding sequence ATGGAACAAGGTACAGTAAAATGGTTTAACGCAGAAAAAGGTTTTGGTTTTATTGAGCGCGAAGGTAAAGAAGACGTATTTGTTCACTTCTCTGCTATCCAAGGCGACGGTTTCAAATCCCTTGACGAAGGTCAAAGAGTTACTTTTGACGTAGAACAAGGCCAACGCGGACCACAAGCTACTAACGTTCAAAAAGTTTAA